The following is a genomic window from Serratia ficaria.
CATCCTGCGGGCGTCCTCACTGCAATAACTTCACCATCCCTGTGCCATTTCGCGCATTCAGGTGCGAAAGGGGTCAATTCCTTCTGTACTCATCCTGGCACTCATTGCACGTCCGGTGCGTTCCCTGAGATTTTTCATCCGTCCCGGATGTTCCCTAATCCTGCGCAACCCTGCGTTAACCGCTACTTTACGTTATTGCCCCGGCGGCTCAAGGTACTTACCGCCGTTTACCGCGCCGCTGGTGCGCAACGGAAAATTAATTGTTTGTTTTTTAACGAAAAGAATAAAAACCACTTTCGAATAAAGCGACATTACCCTCGATTCGAATGGCAAATGTCTCACAGGCTTCGCCCGGCATAACTGCCACTCCCTGCTGGCCAGCCGCTTAAAAACAGAGAAACACACCATTTTTACCGCTGATGCAGTTATAATCGCCAACCAGTTAGCCATCCTCACGGAGACGAAAAATTTTGACCAGCAAGAATTACAATTATCATGTGACCCACTTCGTCACCAGTGCGCCCGATATTCGCCATCTGCCGGGGGATGAAGGTATTGAAGTCGCGTTCGCCGGCCGCTCCAACGCCGGCAAGTCCAGCGCGTTAAATACCCTGACCAACCAAAAAAGCCTGGCGCGAACCAGTAAAACGCCGGGACGTACCCAGCTGATCAACCTGTTCGAAGTGGAAGAAGGCATTCGCCTGGTCGACCTGCCGGGCTATGGCTATGCCGAAGTGCCGGAAGAGATGAAGCGCAAATGGCAGCGCGCGCTGGGTGAATACCTGCAAATGCGCAACTGCCTGAAAGGCCTGGTGGTGCTGATGGATATTCGTCACCCGCTGAAAGATCTCGACCAGCAGATGATCCAGTGGGCGGTCGACGTCGGCACCCCGGTGCTGGTGTTGCTGACCAAGGCCGACAAGCTGGCCTCGGGCGCGCGCAAGGCGC
Proteins encoded in this region:
- the yihA gene encoding ribosome biogenesis GTP-binding protein YihA/YsxC, translated to MTSKNYNYHVTHFVTSAPDIRHLPGDEGIEVAFAGRSNAGKSSALNTLTNQKSLARTSKTPGRTQLINLFEVEEGIRLVDLPGYGYAEVPEEMKRKWQRALGEYLQMRNCLKGLVVLMDIRHPLKDLDQQMIQWAVDVGTPVLVLLTKADKLASGARKAQLNMVREAVLPFMGDIQVEAFSSPKKIGVDKLSQKLNTWFNEIPPEVLPEEDADGE